The Kwoniella mangroviensis CBS 8507 chromosome 1 map unlocalized Ctg02, whole genome shotgun sequence genome window below encodes:
- a CDS encoding 3-isopropylmalate dehydrogenase yields the protein MSDRTFKIAVLPGDGIGPEVVDQALKVLSAISEYSNLSLDLKKYDFGGAAIDNHGVPLPDITLNACKEADAVLMGSVGGPKWGVGPVRPEQGILKLRKELGLYANIRPASFASENLLKRSPLKEEVARGTDIIVLRELIGGIYFGDRQETDSNGVAWDQCIYSIPEVERITRVAAQIALAADPPLPITSIDKANVLATSRLWRKTVSELMAKEYPQLKLEHQLVDSAAMIMVANPRKLNGVLLTENMFGDILSDESSVIPGSLGLLPSASLAGAPDPKSTTMGLYEPIHGSAPDIAGQGIANPIGTILSAAMMLRYSLGKGKEAALIEKAVQKVLDSKDVGGYDFRTKDLGGDAKTEEVGDKVVEALKGLLGQ from the exons atgtcagacAGAAC TTTCAAAATCGCTGTTCTTCCCGGAGATGgtattg GCCCAGAAGTAGTTGATCAAGCTCTCAAAGTACTCTCCGCCATCTCTGAATATTCCAATCTCTCGCTCGACTTGAAGAAATACGATTTCGGTGGTGCCGCTATCGATAACCATGGTGTACCTTTACCTGATATAACCTTAAATGCGTGTAAAGAGGCTGATGCGGTATTGATGG GCTCTGTTGGTGGACCAAAGTGGGGTGTGGGACCTGTCCGACCCGAACAGGGTATCTTGAAACTTCGAAAAGAACTTGGTCTCTATGCCAACATTCGAccagcttctttcgcttctGAGAACTTGCTCAAGAGGAGTCCGTTAAAGGAGGAGGTTGCTAGGGGTACGGATATCATTGTGTTGAGGGAGTTGATCGGTGGTATCT ACTTCGGTGACAGACAAGAAACCGATTCTAACGGTGTGGCATGGGACCAATGTATCTATTCTATACCCGAGGTCGAGCGAATAACTCGAGTCGCTGCTCAAATCGCTTTAGCTGCCgatccacctttacccatcACTTCCATCGACAAAGCAAACGTATTGGCAACTTCTAGATTATGGAGAAAGACAGTTTCGGAATTGATGGCTAAGGAATACCCTCAATTGAAATTGGAACATCAATTGGTAGATTCAGCGGCGATGATCATGGTTGCCAATCCTAGGAAATTGAATGGTGTCTTGTTGACTGAGAATATGTTTGGTGATAT CCTCTCAGACGAATCATCCGTCATTCCAGGATCTCTCGGTCTCCTCCCTTCTGCTTCTCTCGCTGGTGCCCCTGATCCCAAGTCCACCACCATGGGTTTATACGAGCC CATCCACGGATCCGCACCTGATATCGCCGGACAGGGGATCGCCAATCCTATCGGAACCATCTTATCAGCAGCCATGATGCTTCGATACTCCCTCggtaaaggaaaggaagCAGCTCTGATCGAAAAGGCTGTTCAGAAAGTGTTGGATTCCAAGGATGTCGGTGGATACGATTTCAGGACTAAGGATCTCGGTGGGGATGCTAAGACTGAGGAAGTGGGTGATAAAGTCGTGGAGGCCTTGAAAGGGCTTTTGGGTCAATAA